One window of the Perca flavescens isolate YP-PL-M2 chromosome 5, PFLA_1.0, whole genome shotgun sequence genome contains the following:
- the LOC114555734 gene encoding protease-associated domain-containing protein 1, which produces MAKVVRTTALILYLWSVLMQFNRTSGLGINELLYFRVISPEDIGYIFSAAPAKDFGGDFTSSYDEIFLVPADPADGCSDLEDRAVIQGQIVLMERGGCSFVQKARHVEEAGGKAVLIADNVVDNDSQYLDMITDGSTAKPNIPALFLLGRDGMMIRRSLQRQALPWAVISIPVNVSSLASFPLKQPPWTLW; this is translated from the exons ATGGCGAAGGTTGTCCGCACGACAGCTTTAATATTATACCTCTGGAGTGTTTTAATGCAGTTCAATCGCACATCAG GTCTTGGGATCAATGAACTGCTTTATTTCCGGGTCATCAGTCCAGAAGACATAGGGTACATCTTCAGTGCAGCGCCTGCTAAAGACTTTGGAGGAGATTTT ACGTCATCATATGATGAGATTTTCCTTGTGCCAGCAGACCCAGCAGATGGCTGCTCAGACCTGGAGGACAGAGCAGTCATCCAGGGACAAATAGTCCTCATGGAAAGAGG AGGTTGCTCCTTTGTACAAAAGGCCCGACACGTGGAGGAAGCAGGAGGAAAAGCTGTTCTGATTGCTGATAATGTAGTGGACAATGACAGTCAATACCTTGATATGATCACTGATGGAAGCACTGCCAAACCAAACATTCCTGCTCTATTCCTGCTGGGACGTGATGG GATGATGATCAGACGATCTCTTCAGAGACAGGCCCTGCCGTGGGCTGTCATTTCCATTCCTGTCAATGTTTCCTCTTTGGCCTCGTTCCCACTAAAGCAACCCCCATGGACACTGTGGTAG
- the il12b2 gene encoding interleukin-12 subunit beta, producing MKSLSLWMCGLLFISLTGAHGLDHFPENFVVAKRNDANPVTLTCHTTTDEAVTWKFHGEETERDVELEDNVQQNGQNLSVSEVDTPMLGNYSCWREQEMLSSTYLLLEPEEEDELDNLSFRCWAKSYDCNFSCEWTHNEQTAVRLGLGHDCSERRKSCHWVSSDRLVDGRFQFELSHSLSPYAEESTMLELTAEAIVNLSILRRTKRFYLRNIVQPDSPQIVKCQEGKENLNVIIDAPSSWSTPHSFFNLEHEIEYVFKDDGKTGRSSSDRIPKGISKLRVRSRDSLVPSAWSQWTPWKNVITGKKKLCKCKNPAKSCCPELPSGFLDNCKKRMKKKKNIHTKQSQTS from the exons ATG AAGAGTTTGTCACTGTGGATGTGTGGGCTGCTGTTCATCAGCCTCACCGGAGCACATGGACTCGACCACTTTCCAGAAAATT TTGTGGTGGCAAAAAGGAATGATGCAAATCCAGTCACACTGACCTGCCATACAACAACTGACGAAGCTGTCACATGGAAGTTTCATggtgaagagacagagagagatgtcGAATTGGAGGACAATGTCCAGCAGAACGGTCAAAATCTGTCCGTGTCAGAGGTAGATACACCCATGTTGGGAAACTACAGCTGCTGGAGAGAACAAGAAATGTTGTCATCAACTTATCTGCTGCTGGAGCCTGAGGAGGAAGACGAGTTGG ATAATCTCTCTTTCAGATGTTGGGCAAAGTCTTATGACTGTAACTTCAGTTGTGAATGGACCCACAATGAACAAACAGCTGTGCGCCTTGGACTGGGCCATGACTG CAGTGAACGTAGGAAGTCGTGTCATTGGGTCAGCAGTGATCGGCTGGTAGATGGGAGATTCCAGTTTGAGCTGTCCCACTCCCTCTCACCTTACGCTGAGGAAAGCACCATGCTCGAACTCACTGCTGAGGCCATCGTTAATCTCTCCATCCTCAGGAGAACCAAGAGATTTTATCTCAGAAACATCG TTCAACCCGATAGTCCCCAAATTGTCAAGTGTCAGGAAGGAAAAGAGAACCTGAATGTGATTATTGATGCACCATCTAGCTGGTCAACTCCTCACAGCTTCTTCAATCTGGAGCACGAGATTGAATATGTGTTCAAAGATGATGGCAAG ACTGGACGTTCTTCATCTGATCGGATACCGAAGGGGATCAGCAAGCTGAGGGTTCGCTCCAGAGACTCGCTGGTGCCCTCAGCCTGGAGCCAGTGGACTCCCTGGAAAAAT GTGATAACAGGGAAAAAGAAGCTATGCAAATGCAAAAACCCAGCAAAATCTTGCTGCCCAGAGTTGCCATCTGGGTTCTTGGACAATTGCAAGAagagaatgaagaaaaaaaagaacatacaTACTAAGCAGAGCCAGAcatcttaa